In Candidatus Zixiibacteriota bacterium, a genomic segment contains:
- the bshC gene encoding bacillithiol biosynthesis cysteine-adding enzyme BshC has protein sequence ELSFRFSRSFIPVFWLDSEDHDFEEVRSTSIIDKENQLEEIRYSPAKTPSGEPMYKVVLEEEINSCVEKLKSSLHPTEFKDEVVHALEDRYSKGQTLPNSFAKWMVRLLGKYGLVIVDPGDKELKKLAIDFFLKEIENPGRSMGLVRETGKTLESSGYHQQVVKSEEMVNLFLEVKEKRSTLKWSGEAIQIDGVNRKLSQNELRQIIEEEPERLSPNVLLLPLMRSYLFPTAAYIGGPGEISYYAQLKSVFDFFDIPMPVVYPRASVTLIEDKIKQLLQKYSLEFIDLFQDPEILINSILKEKFPDPLENTLEKKKKEISKILDSLEQELISSEPALKQNLETTRGKIDYELKRLGEKLFQAYRQKDQTLKEQVYKAKKNLFPDNKLQERVLNLVPYLIKYGFEFVDFLYNKVEIEKVDHQLLKIG, from the coding sequence AGGAACTATCTTTCAGGTTCTCCAGAAGTTTCATACCTGTTTTCTGGCTTGATTCAGAAGACCATGACTTCGAGGAGGTCAGGTCAACTTCTATCATAGATAAAGAAAATCAACTTGAAGAGATCAGATATTCTCCTGCGAAAACTCCTTCTGGCGAGCCTATGTATAAAGTTGTCCTGGAGGAGGAAATCAACTCCTGTGTTGAGAAATTGAAATCATCTCTTCATCCGACCGAGTTCAAGGATGAAGTTGTTCACGCTCTTGAGGACCGCTATTCCAAAGGGCAGACTCTTCCGAATTCTTTTGCTAAATGGATGGTCAGGTTACTGGGCAAATATGGTCTGGTTATTGTCGACCCTGGAGATAAGGAATTAAAAAAGTTGGCAATTGATTTTTTCCTTAAAGAGATAGAAAATCCGGGCAGGTCAATGGGGCTGGTCAGGGAAACTGGCAAAACTCTGGAATCTTCAGGATACCATCAGCAGGTAGTAAAATCAGAGGAGATGGTGAATCTATTCTTAGAAGTCAAGGAGAAGAGATCTACCCTGAAATGGAGTGGAGAGGCAATCCAGATAGATGGGGTAAATAGAAAACTCAGCCAAAATGAATTGCGCCAGATAATCGAGGAAGAACCTGAAAGGCTTAGTCCAAACGTTCTTTTGCTCCCTTTGATGAGAAGTTATCTTTTCCCAACTGCAGCCTATATCGGTGGTCCGGGCGAGATCAGCTATTATGCCCAGTTGAAATCCGTTTTTGATTTTTTTGATATCCCCATGCCTGTAGTCTATCCTCGTGCCAGCGTCACTTTGATAGAGGATAAGATCAAACAGTTGCTTCAAAAGTATTCTCTTGAGTTTATCGATCTGTTTCAGGACCCGGAAATACTGATAAACTCGATCTTAAAAGAAAAATTTCCAGACCCTCTTGAAAATACTTTAGAGAAGAAAAAAAAAGAGATATCGAAAATTCTGGATAGCCTTGAGCAGGAGCTTATTTCCTCAGAGCCAGCCTTGAAACAAAATCTGGAAACTACCAGAGGGAAGATCGATTACGAGTTAAAAAGATTGGGTGAAAAACTCTTTCAAGCTTACCGGCAAAAAGACCAGACTCTGAAAGAGCAAGTCTATAAAGCCAAGAAGAATCTTTTTCCGGACAATAAACTTCAGGAAAGGGTCCTGAACCTTGTCCCTTATCTGATAAAATATGGTTTTGAATTCGTAGATTTTCTATATAATAAAGTGGAAATTGAAAAAGTTGATCATCAATTATTAAAGATAGGATAA
- the bshA gene encoding N-acetyl-alpha-D-glucosaminyl L-malate synthase BshA, with product MRIGVTCYPVPGGSGVVATELGIELAKRGHQVHFITYSPPFRLQRFIENLYYHQVEVSNYPLFKFPPYTLSLACKMAEIAELWSLDLLHAHYAIPHATAAFLAKSILKEHSPKVITTLHGTDITLVGADKSFRGITKFSIEESDGITAVSDFLKKRTRDEFGLKNEIEMIPNFVDTERFVPRQDKVRRRQFAREDERILMHISNFRPVKRIEDVIKIFHLVDKQIPSKLVLIGDGPDLSKALSLSRDFGIEDKVISLGGQDYVENLLPVADLFLLPSDQESFGLVALEAMSCGVPVVATKTGGLPEVVIDGESGFLGSLGDVEFMSQKGIELLSDENRLNKFRENCRRRAVEKFDSKLIVPKYEEYYKKIVDSR from the coding sequence ATGCGCATTGGGGTTACCTGTTATCCGGTTCCGGGAGGAAGTGGCGTAGTTGCCACAGAATTGGGGATAGAGCTGGCAAAAAGAGGGCACCAGGTTCATTTTATCACCTACTCGCCTCCTTTCAGGCTGCAGAGATTCATCGAGAACTTATATTATCATCAGGTGGAGGTTTCCAACTATCCTCTGTTCAAGTTTCCTCCCTATACTTTGAGCTTAGCCTGTAAAATGGCAGAAATAGCGGAATTATGGTCCTTAGACCTTTTGCATGCTCACTATGCCATTCCTCACGCCACTGCGGCTTTTTTAGCCAAGAGCATCTTGAAGGAGCATAGTCCAAAGGTGATAACCACTCTACACGGCACAGACATAACCCTGGTGGGTGCTGACAAATCTTTCCGCGGAATTACTAAATTCAGCATAGAGGAAAGCGATGGGATCACGGCGGTGTCTGACTTTTTGAAAAAAAGGACCCGGGATGAGTTCGGGTTAAAAAATGAGATTGAGATGATACCGAATTTCGTAGATACCGAGAGGTTCGTACCCAGACAGGATAAAGTCAGGAGAAGACAATTTGCCAGAGAGGATGAAAGAATCCTGATGCATATTTCGAATTTCCGCCCGGTAAAAAGAATTGAGGACGTCATCAAGATATTTCATTTAGTCGATAAGCAGATACCTTCTAAGCTGGTATTGATAGGCGATGGTCCCGATCTTAGCAAGGCTCTTTCCCTTTCCAGAGATTTCGGTATCGAGGATAAAGTTATTTCCCTGGGCGGGCAGGACTATGTGGAAAACCTTCTGCCTGTGGCTGACCTTTTCCTTCTGCCCAGCGATCAGGAGAGCTTTGGTCTGGTGGCTTTAGAGGCAATGAGCTGCGGAGTCCCGGTCGTCGCTACCAAAACCGGAGGGTTGCCAGAGGTGGTCATAGATGGCGAGAGCGGATTTTTAGGCTCCTTGGGTGATGTTGAGTTTATGTCGCAAAAAGGGATTGAGCTTTTGTCAGACGAAAATAGATTAAATAAGTTCAGAGAAAACTGCAGAAGAAGAGCAGTGGAAAAATTTGATTCTAAATTGATTGTTCCGAAATATGAGGAATACTACAAAAAGATAGTAGACAGTAGGTAG